In Rahnella aquatilis CIP 78.65 = ATCC 33071, one DNA window encodes the following:
- a CDS encoding methylglyoxal synthase — protein sequence MEYTTRTIAKQKHIALVAHDHCKSTLLKWVDKNVAELSQHVLYATGTTGNLVQRNTGIDVKSMLSGPMGGDQQVGALIAEGKIDMLIFLWDPLNAVPHDPDVKALLRLATVWNIPVATNLSTADFLIQSPLFRSEVEITIPDYQRYLWSRLKE from the coding sequence ATGGAATACACGACCCGCACGATCGCAAAACAAAAACATATAGCCCTGGTCGCGCATGACCACTGCAAAAGTACCCTGCTGAAATGGGTTGATAAAAACGTTGCTGAGCTTTCGCAGCATGTCCTTTATGCCACCGGCACGACGGGCAATTTGGTTCAGCGCAATACCGGCATTGATGTCAAAAGCATGCTGAGCGGCCCGATGGGCGGCGACCAGCAAGTGGGCGCACTGATTGCCGAAGGCAAAATCGATATGCTGATTTTCCTCTGGGATCCGCTCAACGCCGTCCCGCATGATCCGGACGTGAAAGCTCTGCTGCGTCTGGCGACCGTGTGGAATATCCCGGTAGCGACCAATCTGTCTACTGCTGACTTTCTCATCCAGTCCCCGCTGTTCCGGTCTGAAGTCGAAATCACTATTCCTGACTATCAGCGCTATCTGTGGTCACGCCTGAAAGAATAA
- a CDS encoding DUF2057 family protein — MKICHALVALASLSLMVSASATSLKLSPDVDVLVIDGKQMSGAILKGADSLELDGGQHQILFQVSKNVSSVTQQTPMLYHSPALIVTFNAKSNRSVSFVLPKLSNDNETSQFSQQMNYQLVDEQGRQIPTQRDVLNRFNRGHAADAEKLMMTYNLSGARAAVPSFAKGSTDKQSALATDVTSQISVVYLHPLWTRLAANAGFERLLLWLKLPDNQERTS, encoded by the coding sequence ATGAAAATCTGTCATGCGCTGGTCGCATTAGCGAGTCTCAGCCTGATGGTGTCAGCTTCGGCGACCTCACTTAAATTGTCCCCCGATGTCGATGTTCTGGTGATCGATGGCAAACAGATGTCTGGCGCAATCCTTAAAGGCGCGGACAGCCTTGAACTGGATGGCGGTCAGCACCAGATCCTCTTTCAGGTCAGCAAAAATGTCAGTTCTGTGACTCAGCAGACACCGATGCTCTACCATTCGCCTGCACTTATCGTCACTTTCAATGCTAAAAGTAATCGTTCCGTTTCTTTCGTGTTGCCAAAACTGAGCAATGACAATGAAACGTCGCAATTTAGCCAGCAGATGAATTATCAGCTCGTTGATGAACAAGGCCGTCAGATACCGACGCAACGCGACGTCCTGAACAGGTTTAATCGCGGGCATGCCGCCGACGCTGAAAAATTAATGATGACCTATAATTTGTCGGGCGCGCGCGCGGCGGTTCCTTCATTCGCCAAAGGCAGCACGGATAAACAATCGGCGCTAGCCACCGACGTAACATCCCAAATTTCTGTCGTTTATCTTCATCCATTGTGGACACGTCTGGCCGCGAACGCTGGCTTTGAGCGGTTGTTGCTCTGGTTAAAACTGCCGGATAATCAGGAACGGACGTCATAA
- a CDS encoding CoA-binding protein encodes MQDNDIRKILEEVKTVALVGASDNPGRPSYGVMAYLLSQGFEVIPVSPKLAGQELLGQKAYGSLAEIPHPVDMVDVFRNADAAYGVAQEAIAIKAKVLWLQLGVINEQAAVLAKEAGLKVVMDRCPKIEIPRLDMEK; translated from the coding sequence GTGCAAGACAATGATATTCGCAAGATTCTTGAAGAAGTGAAAACCGTCGCGCTGGTGGGGGCCAGTGATAATCCTGGCCGTCCAAGCTACGGCGTAATGGCGTATTTACTTTCTCAGGGCTTTGAGGTCATCCCGGTCAGTCCGAAACTGGCAGGACAGGAACTGCTTGGTCAGAAAGCGTATGGTTCGCTGGCAGAAATCCCTCATCCGGTAGATATGGTGGATGTATTCCGTAATGCCGATGCTGCTTATGGCGTGGCGCAGGAAGCGATTGCGATTAAAGCGAAAGTGCTGTGGCTGCAACTGGGCGTCATTAATGAACAGGCTGCGGTGCTGGCAAAAGAGGCCGGACTGAAGGTGGTGATGGATCGCTGTCCGAAAATTGAAATCCCGCGACTGGACATGGAAAAGTAA
- the hspQ gene encoding heat shock protein HspQ, with protein sequence MIASKYGIGQQVRHRMLGYLGVVIDVDAQYSLDKPDVNDVVADDSMRTAPWYHVVMEDEEGQPVHTYLAEIQIDHEAARSHPEQASLDDLAASIRNQLQAPRLRN encoded by the coding sequence ATGATTGCCAGTAAATACGGTATCGGACAGCAGGTTCGGCACAGAATGTTAGGTTATCTGGGTGTGGTCATTGATGTTGATGCGCAATATTCGCTCGATAAGCCTGACGTCAATGATGTCGTTGCTGATGATTCAATGCGTACCGCTCCCTGGTACCATGTCGTGATGGAAGATGAAGAAGGCCAGCCGGTTCACACCTATCTGGCTGAAATTCAGATCGATCATGAAGCGGCGCGTTCCCATCCGGAACAAGCCTCGCTGGACGACCTGGCGGCGTCAATCCGCAATCAGTTACAGGCACCGCGCCTGCGTAACTGA
- the rlmI gene encoding 23S rRNA (cytosine(1962)-C(5))-methyltransferase RlmI gives MTARLILAKGREKSLLRRHPWVFSGAVSRIEGKANSGETIDIVDSQGKWLARGAYSPSSQIRARVWTFKQDEDIDIAFFIRRLQQAQSWRDYIAKRDGLDGYRLIAGESDCLPGITIDRFQNFLVLQLLSAGAEYQRAPLIAALQHCYPQCAIWDRSDVAVRKKEGLELAQGHVFGDEPPALLPIQEHGMSLLVDIKEGHKTGFYLDQRDSRLAARHYAAGRNVLNCFSYTGAFAVSALMGGCTKVTNVDTSQAALDVARQNVELNNLDLLKAEFVREDVFQLLRKYRTEGQQFDMIVMDPPKFVENKNQLASACRGYKDINMLALQLLRPGGILLSFSCSGLLPTDLFQKILADAALDAGREIQFVEQFRQAADHPVTGAYPEGLYLKGFACRVMN, from the coding sequence ATGACTGCACGTTTAATTCTGGCCAAAGGCCGTGAAAAATCACTTCTTCGTCGCCACCCGTGGGTGTTTTCCGGCGCTGTATCACGCATCGAAGGTAAAGCCAATTCCGGCGAGACTATAGATATTGTAGACAGTCAGGGAAAATGGCTGGCGCGCGGCGCCTATTCGCCGTCCTCCCAGATCCGTGCACGCGTCTGGACATTCAAACAAGATGAAGACATTGATATCGCGTTTTTCATCCGCCGTTTACAACAGGCACAGAGCTGGCGCGATTATATCGCCAAACGTGACGGGCTGGACGGATACCGCCTGATTGCCGGTGAATCTGACTGCCTGCCGGGCATCACTATTGACCGCTTCCAGAATTTCCTTGTGCTGCAATTGCTTTCAGCCGGTGCAGAATATCAGCGTGCCCCGCTGATTGCTGCACTCCAACATTGCTATCCGCAATGCGCTATCTGGGATCGTTCTGACGTCGCTGTGCGTAAAAAAGAAGGTCTGGAACTGGCTCAGGGACATGTATTTGGCGACGAACCTCCTGCCCTGCTGCCAATCCAGGAACACGGAATGAGCCTGCTGGTGGATATTAAAGAAGGCCACAAAACTGGTTTCTACCTCGATCAGCGTGACAGCCGCCTTGCCGCCCGTCATTATGCCGCAGGCCGCAACGTGCTGAACTGTTTCTCTTATACCGGCGCTTTTGCAGTGTCTGCGCTGATGGGGGGCTGTACCAAAGTCACCAACGTGGATACCTCGCAGGCTGCGCTCGATGTAGCCCGTCAGAACGTTGAGCTGAACAACCTGGATTTGTTGAAAGCAGAATTCGTGCGTGAAGACGTGTTCCAGCTGTTGCGCAAATACCGCACTGAAGGCCAGCAGTTCGATATGATTGTGATGGATCCGCCGAAATTCGTTGAGAACAAAAACCAGCTGGCAAGCGCCTGCCGGGGTTACAAAGATATTAATATGCTGGCGCTGCAGTTGCTGCGTCCAGGCGGAATTCTGCTGAGCTTCTCCTGTTCCGGTTTGTTGCCCACGGATTTATTCCAGAAAATTCTGGCTGATGCGGCGCTGGATGCCGGTCGTGAGATCCAGTTCGTTGAGCAGTTCCGTCAGGCAGCCGACCATCCGGTGACCGGCGCTTACCCTGAAGGACTGTATCTGAAAGGGTTCGCCTGCCGTGTAATGAACTGA
- the yccX gene encoding acylphosphatase, with amino-acid sequence MATVSIAAYVYGMVQGVGFRFATQHQATGLGLTGYAKNLEDGSVEVVACGEQEKVDQLLAWLKQGGPKHARVDRVLSEPAAPGHYSDFTIKY; translated from the coding sequence ATGGCAACAGTCAGTATAGCCGCCTATGTGTACGGCATGGTGCAGGGCGTCGGTTTTCGTTTTGCGACCCAACATCAGGCCACCGGTTTAGGTCTGACCGGTTACGCGAAAAATCTTGAGGATGGCAGCGTCGAAGTGGTGGCGTGCGGTGAGCAGGAGAAAGTGGATCAGCTTTTAGCCTGGCTGAAGCAGGGCGGACCAAAACATGCACGCGTGGACCGCGTGCTCAGCGAGCCGGCCGCGCCCGGCCATTACAGCGATTTTACGATCAAATACTGA
- the tusE gene encoding sulfurtransferase TusE, translating to MLEFEGQVIETDAQGYLKDSQAWQEGMAPLLAAEEGIVLTEAHWEVVRFVREFYLEFNTSPAVRMLVKAMAQKYGEEKGNSRYLFRLFPKGPAKQATKIAGLPKPVKCL from the coding sequence ATGCTGGAGTTTGAAGGTCAGGTTATTGAAACCGACGCTCAGGGATACCTGAAAGACAGTCAGGCGTGGCAGGAAGGTATGGCACCGCTGCTGGCTGCAGAAGAAGGGATCGTTCTGACTGAGGCCCACTGGGAAGTCGTGCGGTTCGTGCGCGAGTTTTACCTCGAATTCAACACGTCTCCCGCCGTGCGCATGCTGGTGAAAGCAATGGCGCAGAAATACGGCGAAGAGAAAGGCAACAGCCGTTATCTGTTCCGGCTGTTCCCGAAAGGCCCGGCCAAACAGGCTACAAAGATCGCGGGCCTGCCAAAACCGGTGAAGTGCCTGTGA
- the yccA gene encoding FtsH protease modulator YccA, with protein MDRIVASSSSRAGSLLSTHRVLRNTYFLLALTLGVSAITATASTVLRLPSPGFLLTIVGFYGLMFLTYRTANSPAGILSAFALTGFMGYTLGPLLSSLLSAGAGDIIMLALGGTALVFFCCSAYVLTTRKDMSFLSGMMMAGFVVLLVAVIANLFLQIPALSLAISCLFILFSAGAILWETSNIIHGGETNYIRATVSLYVSLYNIFVSLLSILGLSSRN; from the coding sequence ATGGATCGTATCGTTGCCTCTTCGTCATCACGCGCTGGCTCGCTGCTAAGCACGCACCGGGTGCTGCGTAATACTTATTTCCTGTTAGCACTAACCCTCGGCGTTTCAGCAATCACTGCGACGGCAAGTACGGTTCTGAGATTGCCGTCTCCCGGTTTTCTGCTGACCATCGTTGGCTTCTATGGCCTGATGTTCCTGACCTACCGCACGGCTAACAGTCCTGCGGGGATTTTGTCTGCCTTCGCACTGACCGGCTTTATGGGTTACACGCTGGGGCCGTTACTGAGCTCGCTGCTTTCAGCCGGTGCCGGTGACATTATTATGCTGGCGCTGGGCGGGACCGCGTTGGTGTTCTTCTGCTGTTCAGCCTACGTGCTGACCACGCGCAAAGACATGTCGTTCCTGTCCGGCATGATGATGGCAGGTTTTGTGGTGCTGCTGGTGGCGGTGATTGCTAACCTGTTCCTGCAAATTCCGGCGCTGTCACTGGCGATCAGTTGCCTGTTTATTTTGTTCTCCGCAGGGGCAATTCTGTGGGAAACCAGCAATATTATTCACGGCGGCGAAACTAACTATATTCGCGCGACCGTCAGCCTGTATGTCTCGCTGTACAACATCTTTGTCAGCCTGCTGAGCATTCTGGGCCTGTCATCACGTAACTGA
- a CDS encoding AraC family transcriptional regulator has translation MDPLSDVLSLLKPRSYMSKGFEAGGAWSVQFPAHYQSIKCNAIITGECWLAVDSVPGAVHLKAGDCFVLPSGRPFRLASDLSIQPVDAGLIFQQAQDGGTVSCNGGHDFFLTGSRFAVSGSNATTLLAMLPPVVHISKESDKESLRWAVERMMQELRDPRPGGLLIAQHMAHMMLVQALRMHVDNAAKDENSGWFAALADRQLSRALNAMHENPAQRWTVQTLAERAGMSRSVFSQKFKLAVGSAPLEYLTRWRMLLAGDRLANSKEPVSAVALSLGYESESAFSTAFKRTLGCSPRQYSQREAG, from the coding sequence ATGGACCCTCTTTCTGATGTGTTATCGCTGCTGAAGCCGCGCAGTTATATGTCCAAAGGTTTTGAAGCCGGAGGCGCCTGGTCGGTACAATTTCCCGCGCATTATCAGTCGATTAAATGTAACGCGATCATTACCGGCGAGTGCTGGCTGGCGGTCGATTCGGTGCCCGGCGCGGTACATCTCAAAGCGGGTGATTGTTTTGTGTTACCCAGCGGTCGCCCGTTCCGGCTGGCCAGCGATCTGAGTATTCAACCGGTCGATGCCGGACTTATTTTTCAACAGGCACAGGATGGCGGGACCGTTTCATGCAACGGCGGCCATGATTTCTTCCTCACCGGTAGCCGGTTTGCGGTCAGCGGCTCTAACGCCACCACGTTGCTGGCGATGCTGCCGCCGGTAGTGCATATCTCAAAAGAATCCGACAAAGAGAGTTTGCGCTGGGCGGTTGAACGGATGATGCAGGAACTGCGTGACCCGCGACCAGGCGGATTGCTTATCGCGCAGCATATGGCACACATGATGCTGGTGCAGGCGTTGCGGATGCACGTCGATAACGCAGCAAAAGATGAAAACAGCGGCTGGTTTGCCGCGCTGGCCGACAGGCAGCTATCCCGGGCGCTGAATGCCATGCATGAAAATCCGGCCCAACGCTGGACGGTGCAGACGCTGGCGGAACGTGCAGGTATGTCGCGTTCGGTGTTTTCACAGAAATTTAAGCTGGCCGTTGGCAGTGCGCCGCTGGAGTACCTTACGCGCTGGCGGATGTTGCTGGCCGGAGACCGGCTGGCGAACAGTAAAGAACCGGTGTCCGCCGTGGCGCTGTCACTCGGTTATGAATCTGAAAGCGCCTTCAGTACGGCATTCAAACGCACGCTGGGGTGCTCACCAAGGCAGTACAGCCAGCGTGAAGCGGGCTGA
- a CDS encoding SDR family oxidoreductase: MRVFVTGATGFVGSAVVQELLRAGHQVLGLARSDASAQALTDAGADVLRGSIEDLDSLRSGAAQADGVIHMAFIHDFSKFHENCEKDRLAIGALGAALKGTHKPLIVTSGTALVNTGRLATENDLPDPQGQNPRVASELAVANLAEQGVRVSLVRLPPSVHGEGDHGFVPMIIAMAREKGESAYPGDGENCWPAVHRFDAARVFVLALEKGAQNAIYHASAEEGVPFREIATMIGKHLNLPVISKNAQEAAAHFSWFAHFASLNNPTSSQITRHVLGWKPTHQDLLTDIDTAGYFQ; the protein is encoded by the coding sequence ATGCGTGTATTCGTGACAGGTGCTACAGGTTTTGTCGGTTCTGCAGTGGTGCAGGAATTACTGCGTGCAGGCCATCAGGTGCTCGGTTTAGCGCGTTCTGATGCCTCGGCGCAGGCGCTGACTGACGCGGGGGCTGACGTGCTTCGCGGCAGTATTGAAGATCTGGACAGTCTGAGGTCCGGCGCAGCGCAGGCTGATGGTGTGATCCACATGGCGTTTATTCATGATTTTTCGAAGTTTCACGAGAACTGTGAAAAAGACCGGCTGGCGATTGGCGCTTTAGGCGCTGCGCTGAAGGGCACCCATAAACCGCTGATCGTCACGTCCGGCACGGCGCTGGTAAACACCGGACGTCTGGCGACGGAAAATGATTTACCCGATCCGCAGGGGCAGAATCCGCGCGTGGCATCTGAACTTGCCGTCGCTAATCTGGCAGAGCAGGGCGTGCGTGTTTCTTTGGTGCGTCTGCCGCCGTCGGTTCATGGCGAAGGCGATCACGGATTTGTGCCGATGATTATTGCAATGGCGCGGGAAAAGGGGGAATCGGCGTATCCCGGCGATGGCGAAAACTGCTGGCCTGCGGTTCACCGTTTTGATGCTGCACGGGTATTTGTACTGGCGCTGGAGAAAGGTGCGCAAAATGCTATTTATCACGCCAGCGCAGAAGAAGGTGTGCCATTTCGTGAGATCGCCACAATGATTGGTAAACATCTGAATCTGCCGGTAATCAGTAAAAATGCGCAAGAGGCCGCAGCACATTTTAGCTGGTTTGCCCACTTTGCCTCGCTTAACAATCCGACTTCCAGTCAGATCACCCGCCATGTTCTGGGCTGGAAACCCACTCATCAGGATTTACTGACGGATATTGATACCGCCGGATATTTCCAATAA
- a CDS encoding ABC transporter substrate-binding protein — protein sequence MTNNLRFSLIAAAVLMSSSAMSALPQGYPADYQKIVDAATKEGKVVVYSTTDTKAAGPLIQGFEATYPGIKVEYNDMNSTELYNRYISEQAAGGTSGDVVWSSSMDTALKLATDYAQEYKSPEQGQLPKWAVWKDKAYGTTYEPVVFIYNKRLIPAGDVPDSHAALAKLIASQTDKFNKKVTTYDIEKSGLGFMLSVQDFKADPNYFKTLADVAKGGLAVQSSTGTMMERVSSGENLIGFNILGSYAEARAKTDPSLGISYPKDYTLVLSRVSFISQESKNSNAAKLWLDYVLSEKGQSILANQADIPSIRNDIEGKNDIDGMTKMLGNALKPIPVDETLLEYLQQKKRLDYIKQWRTAAAK from the coding sequence ATGACGAACAACTTACGATTCTCTCTGATTGCTGCGGCTGTACTGATGTCTTCCTCTGCAATGTCTGCACTACCTCAGGGCTACCCGGCCGACTATCAGAAAATCGTCGATGCGGCGACCAAAGAAGGCAAAGTCGTGGTCTATTCTACGACCGACACCAAAGCCGCAGGTCCGCTGATTCAGGGCTTTGAGGCCACTTATCCGGGCATCAAAGTTGAATATAACGACATGAACAGTACCGAGTTGTACAACCGTTATATCAGCGAACAGGCCGCTGGTGGCACCAGTGGTGACGTGGTGTGGAGCTCCTCAATGGACACCGCGCTGAAACTGGCGACCGATTACGCGCAGGAATATAAATCCCCGGAACAGGGCCAGTTGCCAAAATGGGCAGTATGGAAAGACAAAGCTTACGGCACGACCTATGAGCCGGTGGTGTTTATTTATAACAAACGTCTTATCCCGGCCGGTGATGTCCCTGATTCTCACGCGGCGCTGGCGAAACTGATTGCCAGCCAGACCGACAAATTCAATAAAAAAGTCACCACCTACGACATCGAAAAGTCCGGTCTGGGTTTCATGTTGTCAGTGCAGGATTTCAAAGCCGACCCAAATTATTTCAAAACACTGGCTGACGTCGCCAAAGGCGGCCTGGCGGTGCAGTCTTCTACCGGCACCATGATGGAACGCGTCTCATCCGGCGAGAACCTGATCGGCTTCAACATCCTCGGGTCCTATGCCGAAGCCCGTGCCAAAACGGACCCGTCGCTGGGGATTTCCTATCCGAAGGATTACACCCTAGTGCTTTCACGCGTCTCCTTCATCAGTCAGGAATCGAAAAACAGCAACGCCGCCAAACTGTGGCTGGACTATGTGCTGTCCGAGAAAGGGCAGAGCATTCTGGCCAATCAGGCCGATATTCCCTCCATCCGCAACGATATCGAAGGCAAAAACGACATCGACGGTATGACCAAAATGTTAGGCAATGCGCTCAAGCCCATCCCGGTGGATGAAACCCTGCTGGAATACCTGCAACAGAAAAAACGCCTCGATTACATCAAACAATGGCGTACCGCTGCTGCCAAGTAG
- a CDS encoding ABC transporter permease yields MNALRRKWQSLPRGIVVLITALVIYIPLSFIVIQSFLSAPFFSPSKEWSLESFGFIFTDPDFYKALKSGFILAFGLVVIAIPLGGILAFLMVRTDLPGRRVIEPLILVPIFVSPMVLGFGYVVAAGPVGFFSLWAQAILGFVPWNIYDMSSIVVIAGLTHVPHAYLYISSALRSVGSDVEEAARTAGASPLQVMTAVSLPMVRPSILYATVLLFFLGLEVFGLMLVLGDPEGNMVLATYLYQLTNKLGTPSYHLMAAVAVVLICITIPLVMLQRRLMRTANRFVTVKGKASQARALPLGKWRWVAGAVVAFWLTVTIGVPLIGVMLRAFISNWGVGVSIWDELSLNTFRTIWEQPNLLRAIVNSMAIGVIGGALAVACYLFIGIAMHRKPDGVTRFLDYSVLVPRAVPGLLAGLAFLWVFLFLPMWLDNALKSGWLSGMPWSQWLRDNLVVWLRSLRSTIFSVWLAYTVVWMAYGLRLISSTLLQVGPELEEAARSTGATRGQITRHVTIPLSRYGLIGSWLLMFLIFEREYSTGVYLLSPGTETIGSMLVSLWAAGAIDIVAALSFINILLVVLGLGIALRFGVKLHD; encoded by the coding sequence ATGAATGCATTGCGCAGAAAGTGGCAGAGCCTGCCGCGCGGCATTGTGGTGTTGATAACGGCGCTGGTTATCTACATCCCGTTGTCGTTTATCGTGATACAAAGTTTCCTCTCCGCGCCGTTCTTTTCACCGTCGAAAGAATGGAGCCTCGAATCTTTTGGATTTATTTTTACCGATCCGGATTTCTACAAAGCGTTGAAAAGTGGTTTTATTCTGGCTTTCGGGCTGGTGGTGATCGCCATTCCGCTCGGCGGTATTCTGGCGTTCCTGATGGTGCGTACGGATTTACCGGGCAGACGCGTCATTGAGCCGCTGATCCTGGTGCCGATTTTTGTGTCGCCGATGGTCTTGGGTTTCGGCTACGTGGTGGCCGCCGGGCCGGTCGGGTTCTTCTCACTGTGGGCACAGGCGATCCTCGGTTTCGTGCCGTGGAACATCTACGACATGTCGAGCATCGTGGTGATTGCCGGTCTGACGCACGTTCCGCACGCCTATCTGTATATCTCTTCGGCGCTGCGCAGCGTCGGGTCGGATGTTGAGGAAGCCGCGCGAACTGCCGGTGCGTCGCCGCTACAGGTGATGACGGCTGTCAGTCTGCCGATGGTGCGTCCGTCGATTCTTTACGCCACCGTTCTGCTGTTCTTCCTCGGGCTGGAAGTGTTCGGCCTGATGCTGGTGCTGGGCGATCCGGAAGGCAACATGGTGCTGGCGACCTATCTTTATCAACTGACTAACAAACTCGGTACGCCGTCTTATCATCTGATGGCGGCGGTGGCGGTGGTACTGATATGTATCACTATTCCGCTGGTAATGTTGCAGCGCCGCCTGATGCGTACCGCAAACCGTTTCGTGACGGTGAAAGGTAAAGCTTCCCAGGCGCGAGCCTTACCGCTCGGCAAATGGCGCTGGGTGGCCGGGGCTGTAGTGGCGTTCTGGCTGACGGTGACCATCGGCGTTCCGCTGATTGGCGTAATGCTGCGGGCATTTATCTCCAACTGGGGTGTCGGCGTTTCCATCTGGGATGAACTCTCGCTCAACACGTTCCGTACTATCTGGGAACAGCCTAACCTGCTGCGCGCTATCGTCAACTCGATGGCTATCGGGGTTATCGGCGGCGCGCTGGCCGTGGCCTGTTATCTGTTTATCGGTATTGCAATGCACCGTAAACCGGACGGCGTGACCCGTTTCCTCGATTACAGCGTACTGGTGCCGCGTGCAGTGCCGGGGCTGCTGGCCGGTCTGGCGTTTCTGTGGGTGTTTCTGTTCCTGCCGATGTGGCTGGATAACGCGCTCAAATCCGGCTGGCTTTCCGGCATGCCGTGGTCACAGTGGTTGCGCGACAATCTGGTGGTCTGGCTGCGATCGTTGCGCAGTACGATTTTCAGTGTCTGGCTGGCCTATACCGTGGTGTGGATGGCGTACGGCCTGCGGCTGATCTCCTCGACGCTGTTGCAGGTCGGGCCGGAGCTGGAAGAGGCGGCGCGCAGTACCGGTGCGACGCGCGGGCAGATCACCCGTCACGTCACCATTCCGCTGTCGCGTTACGGCCTGATTGGTTCGTGGCTGCTGATGTTCCTGATTTTCGAGCGCGAATATTCCACCGGTGTCTATCTGCTTTCGCCGGGCACGGAAACTATCGGCTCGATGCTGGTTTCCCTGTGGGCGGCGGGGGCTATTGATATCGTTGCCGCGCTCTCCTTTATTAACATCCTGCTGGTGGTGTTAGGTCTGGGTATTGCCCTTCGTTTCGGAGTCAAATTACATGATTGA
- a CDS encoding ABC transporter ATP-binding protein: MIELSVDNLHLTYGDNPVLKGVSMELKRGEVVSLLGPSGSGKTTLLRAVAGLEKPVKGTIVIGKNKVYDGTPRSEIPAEERNLGLVFQSYALWPHKTVFENVAYPLKLRKVSADEITRRVQDVLNQLGLGHLGKRHPHQLSGGQQQRVAIGRALVYNPPVILLDEPLSNLDAKLREEARVFLRELIIKLGLSALMVTHDQNEAMAISDRILLLNNGKIEQQGTPQDMYGSPKTLFTAEFMGSNNRLHGKVTEVRDGKARIEGSDWVLWGLAGEGVQAGQEGTAVIRVERVVLADGPGENQLELPLLTSMYLGDRWEYLFRTAGDDFVIRAYGTDVRDPQHCRLALPENHVWIFPKQ; the protein is encoded by the coding sequence ATGATTGAATTATCGGTCGACAATCTGCACTTAACTTATGGCGACAATCCGGTGCTGAAGGGCGTTTCCATGGAACTGAAACGCGGTGAAGTGGTGTCATTGCTCGGGCCTTCCGGCAGCGGAAAAACCACCTTGCTGCGTGCCGTCGCCGGGCTGGAAAAACCGGTGAAAGGCACCATCGTCATCGGCAAAAATAAGGTCTACGACGGCACACCGCGCAGTGAAATTCCGGCCGAAGAGCGAAATCTCGGGCTGGTGTTTCAGTCTTACGCGCTGTGGCCACACAAAACCGTGTTTGAGAACGTCGCGTATCCGCTTAAATTACGTAAGGTTTCGGCGGATGAAATTACCCGGCGTGTGCAGGATGTCCTGAATCAGCTGGGGCTGGGACATCTGGGCAAACGCCATCCGCATCAGCTTTCCGGTGGCCAGCAACAACGCGTGGCGATTGGGCGTGCGCTGGTCTACAACCCGCCGGTGATTTTGCTCGATGAGCCGCTGTCGAACCTGGATGCCAAACTGCGTGAAGAGGCGCGGGTGTTCCTGCGCGAACTGATCATTAAACTCGGGCTGTCGGCGCTGATGGTGACGCACGACCAGAACGAAGCGATGGCGATTTCTGACCGCATTCTTTTGCTCAACAACGGCAAAATTGAACAGCAGGGTACGCCGCAGGATATGTACGGTTCGCCGAAGACCCTGTTTACCGCAGAATTTATGGGCAGCAACAATCGTCTGCACGGTAAAGTCACCGAAGTGCGTGATGGCAAAGCGCGTATCGAAGGCAGCGACTGGGTGCTGTGGGGGCTTGCGGGTGAAGGGGTACAGGCAGGGCAGGAAGGGACCGCGGTGATCCGCGTCGAACGCGTGGTGCTGGCCGACGGGCCGGGCGAGAATCAGCTGGAATTGCCGCTCCTGACCAGCATGTATCTCGGTGACCGCTGGGAATATCTGTTCCGTACCGCCGGCGATGATTTTGTGATCCGCGCTTACGGCACAGACGTGCGCGACCCGCAGCATTGCCGTCTGGCACTTCCCGAAAACCATGTGTGGATCTTCCCGAAACAATAA